A genomic window from Nicotiana sylvestris chromosome 11, ASM39365v2, whole genome shotgun sequence includes:
- the LOC138881655 gene encoding uncharacterized protein codes for MVEDKNDNFIMAEDSELYYIISDGPFVPMKTIGETTVQVLKIRKEYNDVDRKAIEKNFRANKILVYGIGLDEYNRISACQSANEIWKTLQVAHEGTTQVKLSKIDMLTTEYELFMMNLDESIQDMHIRFTSIINELHSLGESI; via the coding sequence ATGGTGGAAGATAAGAATGATAATTTTATCATGGCTGAAGATTCGGAGCTCTATTATATTATATCTGACGGACCCTTTGTTCCTATGAAGACCATTGGCGAGACAACTGTCCAAGTTCTAAAGATAAGGAAGGAATATAATGACGTCGATCGTAAAGCCATCGAGAAAAACTTTCGAGCAAATAAGATCCTCGTCTATGGTATTGGACTAGACGAGTACAACCGAATCTCAGCCTGTCAATCTGCCAATGAGATCTGGAAGACTCTCCAAGTTGCACATGAAGGTACGACTCAAGTCAAGCTGTCAAAAATCGACATGCTCACTACTGAGTATGAACTCTTCATGATGAATTTGGATGAGTCCATTCAAGACATGCATATTCGTTTCACTTCCATCATCAATGAGCTTCATTCTCTAGGAGAGAGTATCTAA